A genomic segment from Meiothermus sp. Pnk-1 encodes:
- a CDS encoding penicillin acylase family protein, with amino-acid sequence MRRFLRGLGRFIGILLGLLVVAGVVGFVWLRGATLPQHGGRLALEGLSAPVEVLREPRGVVHIKAENRHDLFFALGVVHAQERLWQMEFQRRVGAGRLSEVLGKATLEQDKFLRTWGFYRAAEEAYRGISPQARAVVDAYVAGVNAYLATHPPLPLEFRLLGFRPEPWKPADVMVWAKMMAYDLSGNWRSELQRYAWAAQGMSPERMAQLRPPYPEDAPTVLQSEDLKQPPPAPGDDKPARALLALAHSLPDNLVLAEDDKARASNNWVISGSRTTTGKPLLANDPHLGLGVPSIWFLVDLEAPGYRAIGSSFPGLPAVVIGRNDRIGWGVTTVGADVQDLYILDEVGGGYRYRGRVEPFRTRTETIKVKGQPEVRIAVRESRYGPVISDVVKSAGSKPLALRWTALDPEDKTIEAFLGLAEAKNWAEFKAALSHYNAPSQNFVYADVDGNIGYMAPGKFPIRRPGHSGLMPVPGDGDWDWQGYLPQEEWPQVYNPKEGFIVTANNKVTAPGYPHTISLEWEEPYRAERIRQMILAKDKLSPEDMIAMQKDVKSLLFDAFKPVLESLTPLSEAAGEWKAKLLAWDGVTRPEQQEPSVFEAWYTELTRLPKREVGQEFWEEPRYILSALRGEDPNCDQPETTFAESCADFAALALERALKRLGEPVPRWGELHPATFEHPVLTNVAPLRRFVDRAVPHGGDRYTVNRGAYDPANFHMTVGSSYRQILDFSDLERSLYIHPMGQSGSPLSGDFANLLPLWQHGEYLAMKTQGYPVQSRQRLEPLR; translated from the coding sequence ATGCGCCGCTTCTTGCGTGGTCTCGGACGCTTTATTGGAATATTGCTCGGCTTGCTGGTGGTGGCAGGGGTGGTGGGCTTTGTCTGGCTGCGCGGCGCCACCCTGCCCCAGCACGGCGGGCGCTTGGCTCTGGAGGGGCTCTCGGCCCCGGTAGAGGTGTTGCGCGAGCCGCGCGGGGTGGTGCACATCAAGGCCGAGAACCGACACGACCTGTTTTTTGCGCTGGGGGTAGTGCACGCCCAGGAACGCCTATGGCAGATGGAGTTTCAGCGGCGGGTGGGGGCCGGGCGGCTTTCCGAGGTGCTGGGGAAGGCTACTTTGGAGCAGGACAAGTTCCTGCGCACCTGGGGGTTTTACCGCGCCGCCGAGGAGGCCTACCGGGGAATCTCGCCCCAGGCCAGGGCCGTGGTGGATGCGTACGTGGCCGGGGTCAACGCCTACCTCGCCACCCACCCGCCCCTGCCCCTCGAGTTCCGCCTTTTGGGGTTTCGCCCCGAGCCCTGGAAGCCCGCCGACGTGATGGTCTGGGCCAAGATGATGGCCTACGACCTCTCAGGGAACTGGCGCAGCGAACTCCAGCGCTACGCCTGGGCCGCCCAGGGGATGAGCCCGGAACGTATGGCCCAGCTTCGTCCGCCCTACCCCGAGGATGCCCCTACCGTGTTGCAATCGGAAGACCTCAAGCAGCCCCCCCCGGCCCCGGGGGACGATAAGCCCGCGCGCGCCCTGCTCGCCCTAGCCCACTCCCTACCCGATAACCTGGTGCTGGCGGAGGATGACAAAGCCCGCGCCTCCAACAACTGGGTGATCTCCGGCTCGCGCACCACCACCGGCAAGCCCCTGCTGGCCAACGATCCGCACCTGGGGTTGGGGGTGCCCTCGATCTGGTTTTTGGTGGACCTCGAGGCTCCCGGCTACCGCGCGATAGGCTCGAGCTTCCCCGGGTTACCCGCGGTGGTGATCGGGCGCAACGACCGCATCGGCTGGGGTGTGACCACCGTCGGGGCCGACGTGCAAGACCTCTACATCCTGGACGAGGTCGGCGGGGGTTACCGCTACCGGGGGAGGGTCGAGCCCTTCCGGACCCGTACCGAGACCATCAAGGTCAAGGGCCAGCCCGAGGTGCGGATTGCCGTGCGGGAAAGCCGCTACGGTCCGGTGATTAGCGATGTGGTCAAGTCCGCCGGGAGCAAGCCTTTGGCCTTGCGCTGGACCGCCCTGGACCCCGAGGACAAAACCATCGAAGCCTTCCTGGGCCTTGCCGAAGCCAAGAACTGGGCGGAGTTCAAAGCGGCCCTCAGCCATTACAACGCCCCTAGCCAGAACTTTGTCTACGCTGACGTAGACGGTAACATCGGCTATATGGCTCCGGGCAAGTTTCCCATCCGCAGGCCAGGCCACTCCGGCCTCATGCCGGTTCCGGGCGACGGAGACTGGGACTGGCAGGGATATCTGCCCCAGGAGGAATGGCCCCAAGTGTATAACCCCAAAGAGGGGTTTATCGTCACCGCCAACAACAAGGTCACCGCCCCAGGGTATCCGCACACCATCAGCCTGGAGTGGGAGGAGCCTTACCGGGCCGAGCGGATCCGCCAGATGATCCTCGCCAAGGACAAGCTCTCTCCAGAGGACATGATCGCCATGCAGAAGGACGTAAAGAGCCTGCTCTTCGACGCTTTCAAGCCGGTCTTGGAAAGCCTCACCCCCTTGAGCGAGGCGGCGGGAGAGTGGAAGGCCAAGCTGCTAGCCTGGGATGGGGTGACCCGCCCTGAGCAGCAAGAGCCTTCGGTCTTCGAAGCCTGGTACACCGAACTCACCCGCTTGCCCAAGCGGGAAGTGGGGCAGGAGTTCTGGGAGGAGCCGCGCTATATCCTCTCGGCCTTGCGGGGTGAGGATCCCAACTGCGACCAGCCCGAGACCACCTTCGCCGAAAGCTGCGCCGACTTTGCGGCTTTGGCCCTCGAGCGGGCCCTAAAGCGCCTGGGGGAGCCGGTGCCGCGCTGGGGGGAGCTGCACCCGGCCACCTTCGAACACCCGGTGCTCACCAACGTGGCCCCGCTGCGGCGGTTTGTGGACCGGGCGGTTCCCCACGGCGGCGACCGCTACACCGTAAACCGGGGAGCCT
- a CDS encoding DNA translocase FtsK, whose product MAKPKPKAKDRRGEADPTSRHRDLEALALFLFGLAVFLGFYLYAPAALVGDLGAWVRHLLYGHVGVASYLLPPILVGWGLLAVLGKPVRTFFFWAGLVLLGALVTTPLFTALKPGLGGELGRVTLEWLRQHLGAAGLLVPLLLLTGVVDLMLRQTPGKLVAMGIRRGGQAGGRVWRAYRLSRQATRLLRQARLLRERYPDHKAIAALERDLVTFLKAPRDADTLAGYRSTLEGFLSERAQELIAQINAEPRPLLPRLEGLTQALAAPVSGSGELAKALEERRAALKLETSALRQKALSLNKAAEVAGKSLGGQLEVQTLFSAWERHRARLEQWAELDGLIPELEERTDAWLRWVEWLEGTPEEAHPGGLRILLAGGLTASPPAWVEAPKKPPEPGPQNLLEGDSPLDLDIVFPDPLQEPVTQPVKPALAPKTSKSLPMRGSPQPASTALTLPDVKLLDPPEPPKYDPKALEAATRRVADTIDATLKSFGIEARVVAWSRGPTVTRFELEPAPGEKISRVANLANDLARALAAGSVRIEAPIPGKSVIGLEVPNAERELVRYSEAISHANFARSRERLPLVLGKSIDGEIWVRDLAKMPHLLIAGSTGSGKSVAINTLISSLLFKFLPTELRFLMIDPKMVELTPYEGIPHLIRPVVTNPADAAGVLLGAVAHMERRYKMMSQVGARNLEQFNEKMKAIGEPALPYLVIVIDELADLMITAPKEVEQAILRLAQMARATGMHLILATQRPSVDILTSLIKVNIPARMAFAVSSGFDSRTILDTVGAERLVGQGDMLFHQPGLPKPVRLQGPFLSEGEVHRIADFLRAQSFEDSFGERYGSDFDGPPHLGSDGGGPSGEVDFGDPLLKKAAEIVIEEGYASVSRLQRRLSVGHARAGKLVDALEAMGIVGPHQGSKPREVLITRDQLGEYFGRDAS is encoded by the coding sequence ATGGCTAAGCCGAAGCCCAAAGCCAAAGACAGGCGGGGTGAAGCTGACCCCACCAGCCGCCATCGCGACCTCGAGGCGCTGGCCCTATTCCTCTTCGGCTTGGCCGTTTTTCTGGGGTTTTATCTGTACGCCCCCGCCGCTTTGGTGGGTGATCTGGGGGCCTGGGTGCGCCACTTGCTCTATGGCCATGTTGGGGTGGCGTCGTACTTGCTCCCCCCTATCTTGGTGGGTTGGGGTTTGCTGGCCGTGCTGGGCAAGCCGGTGCGGACCTTCTTCTTCTGGGCAGGGCTGGTCCTGTTGGGGGCGCTGGTAACTACCCCGCTCTTCACCGCGCTTAAGCCCGGCTTGGGCGGCGAGCTGGGCCGGGTCACGCTGGAATGGCTACGCCAACACCTGGGGGCGGCGGGGCTATTGGTACCGCTGCTGCTGCTGACGGGGGTGGTGGATCTGATGCTGCGCCAGACCCCTGGTAAGCTCGTAGCGATGGGTATCCGACGCGGTGGCCAGGCCGGAGGTCGGGTCTGGCGCGCCTACCGGCTATCCCGACAGGCCACCCGCTTACTGCGGCAGGCCCGCCTCCTCCGCGAGCGCTATCCCGACCACAAGGCCATCGCTGCCCTCGAGCGCGACCTCGTAACCTTCCTCAAGGCCCCCCGCGACGCGGATACCCTAGCCGGGTATCGGAGCACGCTGGAGGGCTTCCTGAGCGAGCGGGCCCAAGAACTCATCGCCCAGATCAACGCCGAGCCCCGACCGCTGCTTCCCCGGCTGGAAGGGCTGACCCAAGCCCTAGCCGCTCCGGTGAGCGGGAGCGGAGAGCTAGCCAAGGCGCTGGAGGAGCGCCGAGCAGCCCTCAAGCTGGAAACCTCTGCCCTGAGGCAAAAGGCCCTCAGCCTGAACAAAGCCGCCGAGGTGGCTGGGAAATCCCTGGGCGGCCAGCTCGAGGTACAAACGCTTTTTTCTGCTTGGGAGCGTCACCGGGCACGCCTGGAGCAATGGGCTGAACTCGACGGGTTGATCCCCGAGCTAGAGGAGCGCACCGATGCCTGGTTACGCTGGGTAGAGTGGCTGGAGGGTACCCCCGAGGAGGCCCATCCCGGCGGGTTGCGCATCCTCTTGGCGGGGGGCCTCACCGCCTCGCCCCCCGCCTGGGTGGAAGCTCCTAAGAAGCCCCCTGAGCCTGGGCCCCAAAACCTCCTGGAAGGCGACTCCCCGCTCGACCTCGACATCGTCTTCCCAGACCCTTTGCAAGAGCCGGTAACACAGCCAGTAAAACCAGCCCTGGCCCCCAAAACGAGCAAATCCCTCCCCATGCGGGGTTCGCCCCAACCCGCCTCCACTGCCCTCACCCTTCCCGACGTCAAGTTGCTGGACCCGCCCGAGCCGCCTAAATACGACCCCAAAGCCCTCGAGGCCGCCACCCGCCGAGTGGCCGACACCATAGACGCTACGCTCAAGAGCTTTGGCATCGAGGCCCGGGTAGTGGCTTGGTCGCGCGGGCCCACCGTCACCCGCTTCGAGCTCGAGCCTGCCCCCGGCGAGAAGATTAGCCGGGTGGCCAACCTGGCCAACGACCTGGCCCGGGCCCTGGCCGCCGGATCGGTGCGCATCGAGGCCCCCATCCCCGGCAAAAGCGTCATCGGCCTCGAGGTGCCCAACGCCGAACGCGAGCTGGTGCGCTACAGCGAGGCCATAAGCCACGCCAACTTCGCCCGCAGCCGAGAACGCTTGCCCCTGGTGCTGGGCAAGAGCATCGACGGCGAGATCTGGGTGCGCGACCTGGCCAAGATGCCCCACCTCCTCATCGCCGGCTCCACCGGCTCAGGCAAATCGGTGGCGATCAACACCCTCATCAGTAGCCTGCTGTTCAAGTTCTTACCCACCGAGCTGCGCTTCTTGATGATCGACCCCAAGATGGTCGAGCTCACCCCCTACGAGGGCATCCCCCACCTCATCCGCCCCGTAGTGACCAACCCCGCCGACGCCGCTGGGGTGCTGTTGGGGGCGGTGGCCCACATGGAGCGGCGCTACAAGATGATGAGCCAGGTGGGGGCGCGCAACCTCGAGCAGTTCAACGAGAAGATGAAGGCCATAGGTGAGCCCGCCCTTCCCTACCTCGTCATCGTCATCGACGAGCTCGCCGACCTGATGATCACCGCTCCCAAGGAGGTCGAGCAGGCCATCTTGCGCCTGGCCCAGATGGCCCGGGCCACCGGGATGCACCTGATCCTGGCCACCCAGCGCCCCTCGGTGGACATCCTGACCTCCTTGATCAAGGTCAACATCCCCGCCCGGATGGCCTTCGCGGTCTCCTCAGGCTTCGACAGCCGCACCATCCTCGATACGGTGGGCGCCGAGCGGCTGGTAGGCCAGGGGGACATGCTCTTCCACCAGCCGGGGTTGCCCAAGCCGGTGCGTCTGCAAGGGCCCTTCCTCTCCGAAGGCGAGGTGCACCGCATCGCCGACTTCCTGCGCGCACAAAGCTTCGAAGACTCCTTCGGGGAGCGCTACGGCTCGGACTTTGACGGGCCACCTCACCTGGGCTCTGACGGCGGGGGCCCCTCGGGCGAGGTGGACTTTGGCGATCCCCTGCTCAAGAAAGCTGCCGAGATCGTGATCGAAGAGGGGTATGCCTCGGTGAGCCGCCTGCAACGGCGGCTGTCGGTGGGGCACGCTCGCGCAGGGAAGTTGGTGGATGCCCTCGAGGCCATGGGGATCGTCGGCCCCCACCAGGGTTCCAAGCCGCGGGAGGTACTGATCACCAGGGATCAGCTGGGCGAGTACTTCGGGCGGGACGCCAGTTAG
- a CDS encoding thioredoxin domain-containing protein, with protein sequence MQKANQNPQRGLFIIVAGIAVVLAIVLFVFLRPKPAAADPAAGARFVFGSPSAKVTIVDFSNYLCPHCADHALRNVPEIFRDYVDTGKVRYIFRDFPFTGQDNVIRAGEAAACAADAQRYREYHEVLFRAQQLWGGLSGAALDQFFVDLANQLGIPSGPFADCLRSGSKRAGVLADRDLTTQLALRGTPTFYVNGQLYADGYVPYETWKERIENALAGKTSAPSQSGESTPAPKQP encoded by the coding sequence ATGCAGAAGGCTAACCAGAACCCTCAGCGCGGGCTGTTTATCATCGTCGCGGGGATCGCCGTGGTCCTCGCGATCGTGCTCTTTGTGTTCTTACGCCCCAAACCCGCTGCCGCCGATCCTGCGGCTGGAGCCCGCTTCGTCTTCGGTTCCCCAAGCGCCAAAGTCACCATCGTGGACTTCTCTAACTACCTCTGCCCCCATTGCGCTGACCACGCCCTGCGCAACGTGCCAGAGATCTTCCGAGACTATGTGGACACCGGCAAGGTGCGCTATATCTTCCGCGACTTCCCTTTCACCGGCCAGGACAACGTGATCCGGGCAGGGGAGGCCGCCGCTTGCGCCGCCGATGCTCAGCGCTACAGGGAGTATCACGAGGTGCTGTTCCGCGCCCAACAGCTATGGGGTGGGTTGAGCGGAGCCGCACTAGATCAATTCTTCGTTGACTTGGCCAACCAGTTGGGCATCCCCTCAGGGCCTTTTGCCGACTGCTTGCGCTCGGGGTCCAAGCGGGCTGGGGTGCTGGCCGATCGTGACCTCACCACCCAACTTGCCCTGCGCGGCACCCCCACTTTCTATGTCAATGGCCAGCTTTACGCCGATGGCTACGTGCCTTACGAGACATGGAAAGAACGCATCGAGAATGCCCTGGCAGGCAAGACCAGCGCTCCCTCGCAGAGCGGGGAAAGCACCCCGGCACCTAAACAGCCTTAG
- a CDS encoding OmpH family outer membrane protein: MKGFLRFVPVWLGFVLVASPLVAQHQPVLKVGFMDSQKVVQAHPRYKEIQAVIEQAQKELRPLEDQLKALQPKIQAGSATAKEQQNFQTLRNAYQQASQKWAERQAKALEPITKQIDAEIARFAKAQGFGIILNRQVAASSGLVLYGDDSLDVTDGVIKAVKAIK, encoded by the coding sequence ATGAAAGGATTCTTGCGCTTCGTCCCCGTTTGGCTCGGTTTTGTGCTGGTCGCCTCCCCCCTGGTAGCCCAGCATCAACCGGTGCTCAAGGTGGGGTTCATGGATTCGCAAAAGGTGGTGCAAGCCCACCCTCGCTACAAAGAGATCCAGGCCGTGATCGAACAGGCCCAAAAAGAGCTAAGACCCCTGGAGGACCAGCTCAAGGCATTGCAGCCAAAGATCCAGGCCGGGAGCGCCACCGCCAAGGAACAGCAGAACTTCCAGACCCTGCGCAACGCCTACCAGCAGGCTAGCCAGAAGTGGGCCGAGCGTCAGGCCAAAGCCCTCGAGCCCATCACCAAGCAAATAGACGCGGAAATCGCCAGATTTGCCAAAGCCCAAGGCTTCGGGATCATCCTGAACCGGCAGGTGGCGGCGAGCAGCGGGCTGGTGCTCTACGGCGACGACTCCCTCGACGTGACCGACGGGGTCATCAAGGCCGTCAAGGCCATCAAGTGA
- a CDS encoding aldo/keto reductase family protein, with amino-acid sequence MRYRKLGQWGVKVSEISLGAWTTYGDAVKDFQTIREIVRMAYENGVNFFDNADVYAKGQGEELMSRALADFPRHTLVMSTKVFWPMSDDVNDRGLSRKHVVESIGKSLKRMGTDYVDLYFCHRYDPEVPMEELVPTMSNLIDRGWVLYWGTSEWPAARIAEAVSFARAHGFHPPVVEQPQYSMLYRERVEKEILPEAERAGMGLVVWSPLAQGMLTGRYDQGIPEGSRFERYPQFASRYMTEENRQKVLALREVAGELGLTRTQLALAWVLRHKGVSSAITGASSPKQLQESLGAAGVDLSPEVVERIEQILNPSEPRG; translated from the coding sequence ATGCGCTATCGCAAACTAGGTCAGTGGGGCGTTAAGGTCTCGGAGATCTCGCTAGGAGCTTGGACCACCTACGGGGATGCGGTGAAGGACTTTCAGACCATCCGCGAGATCGTGCGCATGGCCTACGAGAACGGGGTCAACTTCTTCGACAACGCCGATGTATACGCCAAAGGCCAAGGCGAGGAGCTGATGAGCCGAGCCCTGGCAGACTTTCCCCGCCACACCCTGGTGATGTCTACCAAGGTGTTCTGGCCGATGTCTGACGACGTCAACGACCGGGGGCTCTCCCGCAAGCACGTGGTGGAATCGATCGGCAAGAGCCTCAAACGCATGGGAACCGATTACGTCGACCTCTACTTCTGCCACCGCTACGACCCCGAGGTACCCATGGAGGAACTGGTACCTACGATGTCGAACTTGATCGACCGGGGCTGGGTGCTCTACTGGGGTACCTCGGAGTGGCCTGCCGCGCGGATCGCCGAGGCGGTGAGCTTCGCCCGGGCCCACGGCTTCCACCCCCCGGTGGTGGAGCAGCCGCAGTACTCCATGCTCTACCGCGAGCGGGTGGAGAAGGAGATCCTCCCCGAAGCTGAGCGGGCTGGGATGGGCCTGGTGGTCTGGAGCCCGCTGGCCCAAGGGATGCTCACCGGCCGCTACGACCAAGGCATCCCCGAGGGAAGCCGCTTCGAGCGCTACCCACAGTTCGCCAGCCGCTACATGACCGAGGAAAACCGCCAGAAAGTGCTGGCGCTGCGGGAGGTGGCGGGAGAGTTGGGTCTGACCCGGACCCAGTTGGCCCTGGCCTGGGTGCTGCGGCACAAGGGGGTGAGCAGCGCGATCACCGGAGCCAGCAGCCCCAAACAGCTTCAGGAAAGCCTCGGAGCGGCCGGAGTGGATCTGAGCCCGGAGGTGGTCGAGCGCATCGAGCAAATTCTCAACCCTAGCGAGCCGCGCGGCTAA
- the speE gene encoding polyamine aminopropyltransferase → MEYGMYYLEQVTPFEAISRRMNKVLASGRTRFQDYFIFETGAFGKVLVLDKDVQSTEKDEYIYHETLVHPAMLAHPEPKSVFIVGGGEGATLREVLKHKTVERAVMCDIDQELVEMAKTLLPEWHQGAFDDPRATVITQDARGWLEAHPETYDVILIDLNDPVGEDNPARLLFTVEFYELVKRRLNPGGVVAMQAGMLLLTHHQQHPVIHRTVREVFRHTRSYHNYIPGFFLNFGFILASDAFDPAAFSEGILETRIRERGLGLRHLNASFIEAMFVLPKDLLEAIQQENMVSTDASPFYLTEEGEARQAPYRP, encoded by the coding sequence ATGGAATACGGAATGTACTACCTCGAGCAGGTCACTCCCTTTGAGGCTATCTCCCGACGCATGAACAAAGTGCTGGCTTCGGGGCGAACCCGCTTTCAGGATTACTTCATCTTCGAGACCGGGGCTTTTGGCAAGGTCCTGGTGCTCGATAAAGACGTACAGTCTACGGAGAAAGACGAGTATATCTATCACGAAACCCTGGTACACCCGGCGATGCTGGCCCACCCCGAGCCCAAGAGCGTTTTTATCGTCGGAGGCGGCGAGGGAGCCACCCTGCGCGAGGTCTTAAAGCACAAGACCGTCGAGCGCGCGGTGATGTGCGACATCGACCAGGAGCTGGTGGAGATGGCCAAGACCCTGTTGCCAGAGTGGCACCAGGGAGCTTTTGACGACCCTCGGGCCACAGTGATCACCCAGGACGCCCGGGGCTGGCTCGAGGCCCACCCCGAGACCTACGACGTGATCCTCATCGATCTCAATGACCCTGTCGGCGAGGACAACCCGGCCCGGCTGCTCTTCACGGTGGAGTTTTACGAGCTGGTAAAACGGCGGCTCAACCCCGGCGGAGTAGTCGCCATGCAAGCTGGGATGCTGCTCCTGACCCACCACCAGCAACACCCCGTCATCCACCGCACCGTGCGTGAGGTGTTCCGTCACACCCGCAGCTACCATAATTACATCCCTGGCTTCTTCCTCAATTTTGGTTTTATTCTGGCCTCTGACGCTTTCGATCCAGCCGCTTTTTCCGAAGGAATCTTGGAAACCCGCATCCGCGAGCGCGGGCTAGGGCTGCGCCACCTCAACGCCTCCTTCATCGAGGCCATGTTTGTGCTGCCCAAGGATCTGCTCGAGGCTATCCAGCAGGAGAATATGGTTTCCACCGACGCCTCACCGTTCTACCTGACGGAAGAGGGCGAAGCCCGCCAAGCTCCCTACCGCCCTTGA
- a CDS encoding VOC family protein has product MYLTRLAYVHLRVRQLEAAVTFYTRFLDLQLSERFEQTALLVSSENDAHFELALTEGEPGGPVTLGFAVASEEDFMAARRFMELEGIRHTLEDRGIAHVLILQDPDGNPVEIFLDRRKSGGAAFWRGESKAIAWG; this is encoded by the coding sequence ATGTACCTGACCCGGCTCGCTTACGTCCACCTCAGGGTGCGGCAACTCGAGGCCGCTGTGACCTTTTACACCCGGTTTTTGGATTTGCAGCTCTCAGAACGCTTTGAGCAGACCGCGCTCTTGGTCTCCTCGGAAAACGACGCCCACTTTGAGCTGGCCCTCACCGAAGGGGAGCCCGGGGGGCCGGTGACCCTGGGCTTCGCGGTGGCCTCGGAGGAAGACTTTATGGCCGCCCGGCGCTTTATGGAGCTCGAGGGAATACGACACACCCTCGAGGATCGCGGCATCGCCCACGTGCTCATCCTGCAGGACCCCGACGGCAACCCCGTGGAGATCTTCCTCGACCGGCGGAAGTCGGGGGGAGCCGCCTTCTGGCGCGGGGAATCGAAAGCGATAGCATGGGGGTAA
- a CDS encoding OmpH family outer membrane protein, producing the protein MKRLAWFIPILLGVMIAATPLVAQNRPVLRVGFLDSEKVIQAHPRYKEVQAVLDQANKELKPLTDQLVPLQQKIQAGTATAKEQQDFQTLRNAYQQASQKWNERRAKALEPITKEIDVQIDKFARAQGFGIILDRRVASSSGLVLYGDDSLDVTDEIINALK; encoded by the coding sequence ATGAAACGTTTGGCATGGTTTATCCCCATCCTTCTCGGCGTCATGATCGCTGCAACCCCCTTGGTCGCCCAAAACCGCCCGGTGCTGCGGGTCGGCTTCCTTGACTCGGAAAAGGTCATTCAGGCCCATCCACGCTACAAGGAAGTCCAGGCCGTGCTCGATCAAGCCAACAAGGAGCTCAAACCCCTCACCGATCAGCTCGTCCCGCTGCAGCAAAAGATCCAGGCCGGGACCGCCACCGCCAAGGAACAGCAGGACTTCCAGACCCTGCGCAACGCCTACCAGCAAGCCAGCCAGAAATGGAACGAGCGCCGAGCCAAAGCCCTCGAGCCCATCACCAAAGAAATTGACGTACAAATCGACAAGTTCGCCCGCGCCCAAGGTTTTGGGATCATCTTGGACCGGCGGGTAGCCTCCAGCAGCGGGCTGGTGCTCTACGGCGACGACTCCCTCGACGTGACCGACGAGATCATCAACGCGCTCAAATAA
- a CDS encoding AbrB family transcriptional regulator, translating to MSRVGGRTSNTLAPKRLYALRMSAFLAASLCGITFGLVFWRLNLPGGPVVGAMLGTAAYQLFAPAKATTPDGMDLLVQLAAGILIGLAFNRELLHIARQALPWAVGAALALIGLGAGLAWILDRYTGIGLVTALFGLAPGGITGMGVLAQAEGGRPALVGVFHTVRILLTYLLVPLLGRLLKP from the coding sequence TTGTCGAGGGTCGGCGGTCGGACGTCAAACACCCTGGCGCCGAAGCGGCTATATGCTCTTCGCATGAGTGCTTTCCTCGCCGCTAGTTTGTGTGGGATCACCTTTGGGCTGGTCTTCTGGCGTCTGAACTTGCCCGGTGGCCCGGTGGTGGGGGCCATGCTCGGCACCGCGGCCTACCAGCTATTCGCCCCGGCTAAGGCTACGACACCGGACGGGATGGACCTGTTGGTACAGCTCGCCGCCGGGATCCTGATCGGACTTGCCTTCAACCGCGAACTCCTGCACATCGCCCGGCAGGCCCTACCCTGGGCGGTGGGGGCAGCCCTGGCGCTGATCGGCCTGGGGGCTGGCCTGGCGTGGATCCTTGATCGGTATACCGGCATCGGCCTCGTTACTGCTTTATTCGGGCTAGCCCCAGGAGGGATCACCGGGATGGGGGTGCTGGCCCAAGCCGAGGGGGGTAGGCCGGCTTTGGTGGGGGTTTTCCACACGGTGCGGATCCTCCTGACGTACTTGTTGGTGCCCCTACTAGGGCGACTCCTAAAGCCCTAG
- a CDS encoding S-adenosylmethionine decarboxylase family protein, which yields MPGGRWVAEIYGCNLEVLENPRLVEAVLKDAVVKLGAPTASVHGVVYKFYPQGLSAAVVSPVAAVMIHTWPEDDASAALDLYFYQSGVNPESVLRGLARAFGAREESSFEYWRPTEREIKRHHPQEGQQA from the coding sequence ATGCCTGGAGGCCGCTGGGTAGCCGAGATCTATGGCTGTAACCTCGAGGTGTTAGAAAATCCACGCCTGGTCGAGGCCGTTCTCAAGGACGCGGTGGTCAAGCTGGGGGCACCCACCGCCTCGGTGCATGGAGTGGTGTACAAGTTCTACCCCCAGGGACTCTCGGCAGCCGTGGTAAGCCCTGTAGCCGCAGTCATGATCCATACCTGGCCCGAGGACGACGCCTCGGCAGCGTTGGATTTGTATTTCTACCAATCCGGGGTGAACCCCGAAAGTGTCTTACGAGGGCTGGCTCGGGCCTTCGGGGCGCGGGAGGAGTCTTCGTTCGAGTATTGGCGCCCCACCGAGCGCGAGATCAAACGGCATCACCCGCAAGAGGGACAACAAGCCTAG
- a CDS encoding CDGSH iron-sulfur domain-containing protein, with amino-acid sequence MRIEFRENGPIVLETGGRYTYRQGGLEQGSEKSRVSLCRCGQSSNKPFCDATHKRIGFVAPAAVIELDEQTLLAGD; translated from the coding sequence ATGAGGATCGAATTTCGCGAAAACGGACCCATCGTCCTCGAGACCGGGGGCCGCTACACCTACCGCCAGGGCGGGCTCGAGCAGGGCAGCGAAAAAAGCCGGGTCTCCCTGTGCCGCTGTGGGCAGTCGTCCAACAAACCTTTTTGCGACGCTACCCATAAGCGCATCGGGTTCGTAGCCCCGGCAGCGGTGATCGAGCTGGACGAGCAGACCTTGCTGGCTGGCGATTGA